Proteins from one Flavobacterium branchiarum genomic window:
- a CDS encoding SMODS domain-containing nucleotidyltransferase, with product MNTSETFKEFLSNIKISDNKADTISYRYGRITKSLNTEFRNTDSKTANSLQVGSYGRYTGINGISDLDMLYIMPASKWADYNKSGGQSKLLQDTKTAISNTYSSSDIKVDRCVVTVNFTDSHIDVQPVFELDDQDYKYPDTYADGTWKITKPRKEMDAMVEFVANKNRNLRRLCKMARSWKNKHGVCMGGLLIDTLAYNFLKSTTCYDEKSFAYYDEMCRDFFKHLYDQPKDQNEYGALGSKQRVKVKKSFKRKAKKAYDLAEEAIDAASDKTKHNKWRDIFGNDFPKYVNEEKEAASLNSSYRNTEEFIESKYPIDIRYDLKIDCEVKQNGYRDGLLREFLLKKIRLMPNKSLRFYIERIDVPAPYVIKWKVTNRGEQAVKRNCIRGQIIDLNSSEKTETTSFKGSHFVECYIIKDNIVVARDLIDVPISE from the coding sequence ATGAATACATCTGAAACCTTTAAGGAGTTCCTCTCAAATATCAAAATAAGCGATAATAAGGCTGATACAATTTCTTATCGCTATGGGCGTATTACAAAATCTTTGAACACAGAATTTCGCAACACAGATTCTAAAACTGCAAATAGCTTGCAAGTTGGTTCTTATGGAAGGTATACGGGAATTAATGGGATTTCAGATTTAGACATGCTATATATTATGCCTGCATCAAAATGGGCAGATTATAACAAGTCCGGAGGACAAAGTAAATTATTACAAGATACTAAAACTGCAATTTCAAATACCTACTCTTCTTCTGATATTAAGGTGGATAGATGTGTAGTTACGGTAAATTTTACAGATTCCCATATCGATGTACAGCCAGTTTTTGAATTAGACGATCAAGACTACAAATATCCAGATACTTATGCTGATGGCACTTGGAAAATTACAAAGCCAAGAAAGGAAATGGATGCCATGGTCGAGTTTGTAGCCAATAAAAATCGAAACCTTAGAAGACTCTGTAAGATGGCCAGATCATGGAAAAATAAGCATGGGGTTTGTATGGGTGGGCTTTTGATAGACACGCTTGCTTATAATTTTTTAAAATCAACTACTTGTTATGACGAAAAGAGTTTTGCATATTATGATGAAATGTGTAGAGATTTTTTCAAACATTTATATGACCAGCCCAAGGATCAAAATGAATATGGTGCTTTGGGAAGCAAGCAGCGAGTGAAAGTTAAAAAGTCTTTTAAGAGGAAGGCAAAGAAGGCGTATGATCTAGCTGAAGAAGCGATTGATGCTGCTTCTGATAAAACGAAACATAATAAATGGAGGGATATTTTTGGAAATGATTTCCCGAAATATGTAAACGAAGAAAAAGAAGCCGCATCACTTAATTCCAGCTATAGAAACACCGAGGAATTTATTGAATCAAAATACCCTATTGATATTAGATACGATTTAAAAATAGATTGTGAAGTGAAGCAAAATGGTTATAGAGATGGTTTATTACGTGAATTTCTGTTAAAGAAAATTAGATTGATGCCGAATAAATCTTTAAGGTTTTATATTGAGAGAATAGATGTGCCTGCTCCTTATGTAATCAAATGGAAAGTTACTAACCGCGGAGAACAAGCAGTCAAGAGAAACTGCATTAGAGGACAAATAATTGATTTAAACTCTAGTGAGAAGACTGAAACTACAAGTTTTAAAGGTAGTCATTTTGTAGAATGTTATATCATTAAAGATAATATAGTAGTTGCCAGAGATTTAATTGATGTACCTATTTCTGAATAG
- a CDS encoding SLATT domain-containing protein, with amino-acid sequence MSEQKNLLESQIREIYGRVVYTHKTHEKCADVLKERSDCLKFAEIFLSAATTTSILVVVLGEGKAFQFIAALCSTILLGITLYSKDFNLLAIAEKHKQAALNILEIREKLLSLLVDIRIGNKAIEHLQQTRDELNEELINTYRGAPKTINKAYQIASKALQQNEEFTFSDAEIDKFLPESLRKN; translated from the coding sequence ATGAGTGAGCAAAAAAACTTATTAGAGTCTCAAATTCGAGAAATTTATGGAAGAGTTGTTTATACACACAAAACCCATGAAAAATGTGCCGATGTTCTTAAGGAAAGAAGTGATTGCTTAAAATTTGCTGAAATTTTCTTATCGGCAGCAACTACTACCAGTATTTTAGTTGTAGTGCTCGGTGAAGGGAAAGCATTTCAATTTATCGCTGCACTTTGCTCAACAATATTACTTGGAATAACACTTTATTCCAAAGATTTCAATTTATTGGCGATAGCAGAAAAACATAAACAGGCAGCTTTAAATATTCTAGAAATAAGAGAAAAGCTACTTTCATTACTTGTCGATATTAGGATTGGAAATAAAGCAATAGAACATCTTCAGCAGACCAGAGACGAATTGAACGAAGAACTTATCAATACATATCGAGGTGCTCCTAAAACAATTAATAAGGCTTATCAAATTGCTTCCAAAGCACTTCAACAAAATGAGGAGTTTACATTTTCAGATGCAGAAATCGATAAGTTTTTACCAGAAAGCTTGAGAAAGAATTAG
- a CDS encoding Piwi domain-containing protein, whose protein sequence is MQLNYFPINIEFEKYQINTELYSDERLTELRGLYNATHSFFRNGDSIYISNKDSDDSTPIGILTERSTYSDHQITASLIKHIFFRTFKDRFPRYTPVDFYPFRFFSGKDDIIKNALPDSLKDRIGYKKLIEVQLRLTEINGKKRFGFLVNIKRNWIFDISCAELHSEGFELIGLDVLHAETLPGLTNILAPNEEFVGVLKEVIGNKAKVETNEGLKEFELSELLIRKTKFNIGKYLSFATSPDKSDEILNIIEGKRSDIYNPKNLYTEISKIAEHLFSENGKLVLFQNKESFCFTVDSKPISVSNTMELKNPTFIFDHAVTKTNNYNPDAGLSNYGPYDSNTFDIKSPNILSICNKNTRGNFTKFLYSLKDGIPQSRYFQKGLQKKYDLQDIVFNIKEIQDYTINEYLNAIRSDDESKPDLAIIEIPAAFKRYDDRNNPYYAIKAKLLALEIPVQYVTAEVVKSHNEYILNSLALQIYAKLGGIPWVLPSQRSVDREIVIGIGHSWLRKNQYAGSEQNRVVGITTFLSGDGQYLLSDKVKDVAFENYFSELLKSLKNSIERLSSEYGWAEGDTVRLIFHIFKPIKNTEFDVISQLVKEINQYKIKFAFVTISQSHPNMIFDTTQQGVQKYGNSNVIGAFIPSRASNVFLDSETCIVQMLGPNELKTSRQGMSKPIQIKIRTPQGNYDNNGLNDLIFHDLSYITQQIFSFTYLSWRSFLPGEEPATMKYSNLISRLLGKMRSVPGWDADSLNYGLKRKKWFL, encoded by the coding sequence ATGCAGCTTAATTACTTTCCAATAAATATTGAGTTTGAAAAATATCAAATCAATACTGAATTATATAGCGATGAACGTCTTACTGAATTAAGAGGTTTGTACAATGCTACGCATTCTTTTTTTAGAAACGGTGATTCTATATACATTTCCAACAAGGACAGTGATGACAGCACTCCAATTGGTATATTAACAGAACGAAGTACATATAGTGATCATCAGATCACAGCCTCATTGATAAAGCATATCTTTTTCAGAACTTTCAAAGACCGTTTCCCAAGATACACTCCCGTAGATTTTTATCCTTTCCGTTTCTTTTCGGGTAAAGACGATATCATTAAAAATGCCTTGCCAGATAGTTTAAAAGACAGGATAGGTTATAAAAAGCTCATTGAAGTGCAATTGCGTTTGACCGAGATCAATGGAAAAAAACGTTTCGGTTTCTTGGTCAATATCAAACGTAACTGGATTTTTGACATTAGTTGTGCTGAGTTACATTCAGAAGGATTTGAATTGATTGGTCTTGATGTATTGCATGCAGAAACCTTGCCTGGATTAACGAATATTCTCGCTCCCAATGAAGAATTTGTTGGAGTTCTAAAAGAAGTAATAGGAAACAAAGCAAAAGTTGAAACCAATGAAGGTTTGAAAGAATTTGAATTAAGTGAATTGCTAATTCGAAAAACAAAATTCAACATCGGGAAGTACCTGAGTTTTGCCACATCACCAGATAAAAGTGATGAAATATTGAACATCATTGAGGGTAAACGATCTGATATCTACAATCCCAAAAATCTCTATACCGAAATTAGTAAAATAGCAGAACACTTATTTAGTGAAAACGGAAAACTGGTTTTATTCCAGAATAAAGAAAGTTTTTGTTTTACGGTAGATAGCAAACCGATCTCTGTTTCAAATACGATGGAACTAAAAAATCCTACGTTTATTTTTGACCATGCTGTTACAAAGACCAATAATTATAACCCAGATGCAGGTCTGTCTAATTATGGCCCTTATGACAGCAATACATTTGATATCAAATCACCAAACATCCTTTCTATCTGTAACAAGAATACCCGTGGCAATTTCACAAAGTTCCTTTATAGTCTTAAAGATGGTATTCCGCAATCCAGATATTTCCAAAAAGGACTGCAAAAGAAATACGATTTGCAAGATATAGTATTTAACATTAAGGAAATTCAGGATTATACTATAAATGAATATCTAAATGCAATTAGAAGTGATGATGAAAGTAAACCAGATTTAGCTATTATTGAAATCCCAGCAGCATTTAAAAGATATGATGACCGAAATAATCCATATTATGCTATAAAAGCAAAATTACTTGCTCTTGAAATTCCGGTTCAATATGTTACTGCAGAGGTAGTAAAAAGCCATAATGAATACATTTTAAATTCACTTGCATTGCAAATTTATGCAAAGCTTGGCGGTATTCCTTGGGTTTTGCCTTCGCAGCGTTCGGTCGATAGAGAAATAGTAATTGGTATTGGGCATAGTTGGCTCAGGAAAAATCAATACGCAGGATCCGAACAAAACAGAGTGGTTGGTATCACAACCTTTCTTTCGGGAGATGGTCAGTATCTATTATCAGATAAAGTAAAAGATGTAGCTTTTGAAAATTACTTTTCGGAGTTGCTTAAAAGCCTAAAAAATTCCATCGAAAGGCTATCATCAGAATATGGTTGGGCAGAAGGTGATACTGTACGTCTAATTTTTCACATATTCAAACCTATCAAAAACACAGAGTTCGATGTAATCAGTCAACTGGTCAAAGAAATTAATCAGTATAAGATAAAATTTGCTTTTGTTACAATTAGCCAATCGCACCCAAATATGATTTTTGACACCACTCAGCAGGGTGTACAGAAGTATGGTAACAGCAATGTTATCGGTGCGTTTATCCCCAGCCGAGCAAGTAATGTTTTTTTGGATTCAGAAACTTGTATTGTTCAAATGTTGGGACCGAATGAATTGAAAACATCTAGGCAAGGGATGAGCAAGCCCATTCAAATTAAAATACGCACCCCACAAGGCAATTATGACAATAATGGATTGAATGATTTGATATTTCATGATTTGAGTTATATCACACAGCAAATATTCTCATTCACTTACCTGTCTTGGCGTAGTTTTTTACCAGGAGAAGAACCCGCAACAATGAAGTATTCCAACCTTATTTCACGCTTGCTCGGCAAAATGAGAAGTGTTCCTGGCTGGGATGCGGATAGCTTAAACTATGGATTAAAAAGAAAGAAATGGTTCCTTTAG
- a CDS encoding type I restriction endonuclease subunit R, protein MDTPSFIEDHISQIPALKLLMNMGWKYLSPEEALAARGGRSSNVLLEDILKSQVQKINKIDYKQKEFAFSESNINNAILAIRDLPVQDGFIAANKAYYELITLGKSFDQTVLGDKKSFSFRYIDWEKPENNIYHITEEYSVLRSDRADHYRPDIVLFINGIPMVIIECKSPKIKEPVEKAIEQHLRNQQEDGIRSLYLYSNLTFALASNEAKYGTTATSKEFWGVWKEMFRTKEEERFWENKISILKHKALPENERTVLFKERFRKVWQYFENLEQEEQVITTQDKLLFSFCHPKRLLEIIYDFILYDDGIKKVARYQQYFAIKNTLTKILKTDTKGNHEGGVIWHTQGSGKSLTMVMLAQLIASHPNIRNPKILLVTDRIDLDDQITETFKKCHVPVVNADKGASKEIAKKLRGEILDDNEQEKLKKDTSLLKLITESGDAVITTLIHKFEAAVNASPQSFDSSEIYILIDEGHRSQYGSFNVKMQKVFPNACFIAFTGTPLLKKEKSTASKFGGIIDVYSITDAVEDGAVVPLLYEGRHNLIEVNEKPLDNYFDKVSEPLTPYGKAALKRKYSSKNILNKADQVIYARAWDITEHYVDNFQGTGFKGQLVTPNKATAIKYKEYFDEIGKVSSEVIMSAPDTREGEEDAFDVSDDKVKKFWNARIDKYGTQDKYEKSVIGSFKKQDFPEIIIVVDKLLTGFDAPRNIALYLTRQLKEHTLLQAIARVNRVYPGKDYGYIIDYFGNLENLDNAIQTYSGDNMFDAEDLAGSWTNIGEEIKKLPQVHSEVWDIFKTIKNKYDEPAYEEFLSDEAIRHQFYEKVSAFARLLKLALSSIDFANNTPEKQIDKYKSDLKFFLALRVSVKRRFSDDIDYKEYEPQVQKLIDKHITTEGEVLRITDLVDIFDKEQREAEVEKLSSKSAKADHIASRTIRAINIKMNEDPIFYKKLSKLIREAIEEYHQQRIDEAEFLKKAKEYEEAFLKGERGNIPNALLGNDTGIAIYNLITDIFKDVLSDKIEVATELALGIDQVIRSVVYQNDQLMVDWQNKPDIEGKIRIAIDDYIFDLKSKYDIDLSFDDIDQTVEEALKVAKIKFV, encoded by the coding sequence ATGGACACACCCTCATTCATAGAAGACCATATTTCCCAAATTCCGGCGTTAAAATTGCTGATGAATATGGGCTGGAAATACCTATCGCCAGAGGAGGCTTTAGCAGCCCGTGGAGGAAGAAGCTCGAATGTGCTATTAGAAGATATTCTAAAAAGCCAAGTACAGAAGATTAATAAAATTGATTATAAGCAAAAGGAATTTGCTTTTTCCGAATCTAACATCAACAATGCAATACTTGCAATCAGGGATTTACCAGTACAAGATGGTTTTATAGCAGCGAATAAGGCCTATTACGAACTCATCACATTAGGGAAAAGTTTTGACCAAACGGTTTTAGGTGATAAAAAAAGTTTCTCTTTTCGTTATATTGACTGGGAAAAGCCGGAAAACAACATCTATCACATAACTGAAGAATATAGTGTACTACGTTCAGATAGAGCCGATCATTACCGACCAGATATTGTACTATTTATTAATGGTATTCCGATGGTCATTATTGAATGTAAGTCGCCTAAAATAAAAGAGCCTGTAGAAAAAGCCATTGAACAGCATCTAAGAAACCAGCAAGAAGACGGAATTCGAAGCTTGTATTTGTACTCCAATCTTACATTTGCTTTGGCCTCTAATGAAGCAAAATATGGTACAACCGCTACCAGCAAAGAATTTTGGGGCGTTTGGAAAGAAATGTTCCGTACTAAAGAAGAAGAACGTTTTTGGGAAAATAAAATCAGCATTCTAAAGCACAAAGCTTTACCAGAAAATGAGCGTACAGTATTATTTAAAGAACGATTTAGAAAGGTCTGGCAATATTTTGAAAATTTAGAACAAGAGGAACAGGTTATTACTACGCAGGATAAACTACTCTTTAGTTTTTGCCATCCCAAACGATTATTGGAAATTATATATGATTTCATTTTATATGATGACGGTATCAAAAAAGTAGCCCGATACCAGCAGTATTTTGCGATTAAAAACACGTTGACCAAAATCCTAAAAACCGATACCAAAGGTAATCACGAAGGTGGTGTGATTTGGCATACACAAGGAAGCGGAAAATCTTTGACTATGGTGATGCTGGCTCAATTAATTGCTTCACATCCGAATATTAGAAATCCTAAGATACTTTTGGTAACAGATCGTATTGATCTGGATGACCAGATAACGGAAACGTTCAAAAAATGTCATGTGCCAGTAGTTAATGCTGATAAAGGAGCATCAAAGGAAATAGCTAAAAAACTCAGAGGGGAAATACTGGATGATAACGAACAGGAAAAATTAAAGAAGGATACCAGCCTTTTAAAATTGATTACAGAATCCGGCGACGCAGTCATCACCACCCTAATTCATAAATTTGAAGCTGCTGTTAATGCAAGCCCACAATCATTTGATAGCTCAGAAATTTACATTTTGATAGACGAAGGACACCGTTCACAATATGGTTCTTTCAATGTCAAAATGCAGAAAGTATTTCCAAATGCCTGTTTTATCGCATTTACTGGTACGCCATTGTTGAAAAAAGAAAAAAGCACAGCGAGTAAGTTTGGAGGCATTATCGATGTGTATTCGATTACGGATGCTGTAGAAGACGGAGCCGTTGTCCCTTTGTTATATGAAGGCAGGCATAACCTTATTGAGGTTAATGAAAAACCGTTGGATAATTATTTTGACAAGGTTTCGGAACCACTTACACCCTACGGAAAAGCGGCTTTGAAGAGAAAATACAGTTCGAAAAATATCCTTAATAAAGCCGATCAGGTTATTTACGCCAGAGCCTGGGATATCACTGAACATTATGTGGATAATTTTCAAGGCACTGGTTTTAAAGGGCAGCTGGTAACACCCAATAAAGCCACAGCAATTAAATACAAAGAGTATTTTGACGAAATTGGCAAAGTAAGCTCTGAAGTAATCATGTCTGCTCCCGACACTCGGGAAGGCGAAGAAGACGCCTTCGATGTATCGGATGATAAAGTGAAAAAATTCTGGAATGCCAGAATAGATAAATACGGCACACAGGATAAATATGAAAAGTCCGTAATCGGTTCGTTTAAGAAACAAGACTTCCCTGAAATAATCATTGTGGTGGATAAATTACTGACTGGTTTTGATGCTCCAAGAAATATTGCGTTGTATTTAACCCGTCAACTAAAAGAACATACTTTGTTACAAGCTATTGCTCGTGTAAACCGTGTATATCCGGGAAAGGATTATGGTTATATAATAGACTATTTTGGTAATCTCGAAAACTTGGACAACGCCATTCAGACATATTCCGGTGATAATATGTTTGATGCGGAAGATTTAGCCGGAAGTTGGACAAATATAGGAGAAGAAATCAAAAAGTTACCACAGGTTCATTCGGAGGTTTGGGATATTTTTAAAACTATTAAAAACAAATATGATGAACCGGCTTATGAAGAATTTCTTAGCGATGAAGCTATCAGGCATCAGTTTTATGAGAAAGTATCTGCTTTTGCACGATTACTAAAACTGGCATTATCCAGTATTGATTTTGCTAACAACACCCCTGAAAAACAAATTGACAAGTATAAGTCTGATTTGAAATTCTTTTTAGCATTGCGTGTTTCTGTCAAAAGGAGATTTTCTGATGATATTGACTACAAGGAATATGAGCCACAGGTACAAAAATTAATTGACAAGCATATCACGACAGAGGGCGAAGTGCTTAGGATAACGGATTTAGTCGATATTTTTGACAAAGAACAACGAGAAGCTGAAGTTGAGAAATTAAGCAGTAAATCTGCTAAAGCGGATCATATCGCCAGCAGAACTATTCGAGCCATCAATATCAAAATGAATGAGGATCCCATCTTTTATAAAAAGCTGTCTAAACTCATTCGTGAAGCGATTGAAGAATATCATCAGCAAAGAATTGACGAAGCTGAATTCCTAAAAAAAGCTAAAGAGTATGAGGAGGCATTTTTAAAAGGAGAACGAGGGAATATTCCAAATGCTTTGCTAGGAAATGATACAGGTATTGCTATTTATAATCTTATAACTGATATTTTTAAAGATGTGCTTTCTGATAAAATCGAAGTTGCTACAGAGCTTGCTCTTGGTATAGATCAAGTAATCCGTTCAGTAGTATATCAAAATGATCAATTGATGGTAGATTGGCAGAACAAACCTGATATAGAAGGTAAAATTCGCATCGCTATTGATGATTACATCTTCGATTTGAAAAGCAAATACGACATTGACTTGTCTTTCGATGATATTGATCAGACCGTAGAAGAGGCATTAAAAGTAGCTAAAATCAAGTTTGTATGA
- a CDS encoding M48 family metallopeptidase codes for MMVENIHKIQFGSATIEYRLEFQDRKNLTIKVYPDCIVKIIAPYDTAVEKITQHIKKKAPWIIKQQREFLSYHPYTPERIYVNGETHLYLGRQYKLRVEIGNRNEVKLFRGHITVLYKEENNVKDILDKWYREKAFVHFDEVLSKVYPMFKKYKINKPELHIRSMEKRWGSCTPNGKVILNPELIKAPKGSIEYVVVHELCHLVHHNHTKAFYDLQEVMMPDWKKWKEKLEHSLV; via the coding sequence ATGATGGTGGAAAATATCCATAAGATACAATTTGGTTCTGCTACAATTGAATATAGACTCGAATTTCAGGATAGAAAAAATTTGACTATTAAAGTCTATCCAGATTGTATTGTAAAAATAATAGCACCGTATGATACAGCGGTGGAAAAAATTACACAGCATATCAAAAAAAAAGCTCCATGGATCATCAAACAACAACGTGAATTTTTATCCTACCATCCATACACACCAGAACGAATATATGTCAATGGAGAAACACATCTGTATTTGGGGAGACAATATAAGCTACGTGTAGAAATAGGTAATAGAAATGAGGTGAAGCTTTTCAGAGGGCATATTACGGTACTTTATAAAGAGGAAAATAACGTTAAAGATATTCTCGATAAGTGGTATCGAGAGAAGGCATTCGTTCATTTTGACGAGGTATTGAGTAAAGTGTATCCCATGTTTAAGAAATACAAAATCAATAAACCAGAATTACATATCCGCTCTATGGAAAAACGTTGGGGAAGTTGTACGCCAAATGGTAAGGTTATTCTAAATCCAGAGTTAATCAAAGCTCCTAAAGGTAGTATTGAGTATGTAGTTGTTCATGAATTGTGCCATTTAGTGCATCACAACCATACAAAGGCTTTCTATGATTTACAGGAGGTAATGATGCCAGACTGGAAGAAATGGAAAGAGAAGTTAGAACATAGTTTAGTGTGA
- a CDS encoding DUF3408 domain-containing protein produces the protein MKKDKKNRNTVAAGSNSDTVSNTAKTTYENAFMQMNKMQKRGNKSIYLSPEHHERLTRIVQIIGDDKIPLFAYLNNILEHHFKVFEDMITKEFKEKYKGLF, from the coding sequence ATGAAGAAAGATAAAAAGAACAGGAATACTGTTGCAGCCGGCAGCAACTCCGATACAGTTAGCAATACAGCTAAAACAACCTATGAAAATGCATTTATGCAAATGAATAAAATGCAGAAAAGAGGCAATAAAAGCATATACCTAAGTCCTGAACATCACGAGCGTTTAACCCGCATAGTCCAGATTATAGGCGATGATAAAATACCCTTGTTTGCCTATCTCAATAATATTCTTGAACATCATTTTAAAGTATTTGAAGATATGATTACAAAAGAGTTCAAGGAAAAGTACAAAGGCTTGTTTTAA
- a CDS encoding DUF3408 domain-containing protein codes for MASDNKNNDFEKPNVDEEYLMNVISGDEPVAPPSNNKLQDIPKETKPREKARNSSSKKADYEETFLVNRFPSGRNGKVVYIRPEYHERLLRIVQLTREERTTLYSYIDNILEHHFREYGDDITDYFNEHFKPIL; via the coding sequence ATGGCTTCAGATAACAAAAACAACGATTTTGAAAAGCCCAATGTTGATGAGGAATACCTTATGAACGTCATAAGCGGCGATGAGCCTGTTGCTCCACCGAGCAATAATAAACTGCAGGATATACCAAAGGAAACAAAGCCCAGGGAAAAAGCCCGTAACAGTTCATCAAAGAAAGCGGACTACGAGGAAACATTTTTGGTCAATCGGTTTCCATCGGGGCGTAACGGCAAGGTAGTTTACATACGCCCTGAATACCACGAAAGATTGCTCCGCATCGTGCAACTGACAAGAGAGGAAAGAACAACGCTCTACTCTTACATTGACAACATTCTTGAACATCATTTCAGAGAGTACGGGGACGATATTACCGATTATTTCAATGAACATTTTAAACCCATTTTATAA
- a CDS encoding ParA family protein, with amino-acid sequence METTKKTLKISFSTQKGGVGKSTMTTLLASVLHYRLGFNVMVMDCDFPQHSLTNMRERDKRTIMQNDYHKKAAMKQFQAINKKAYPIIKCKAETALEKASEYRSQSAVVPDVIFFDLPGTANTKGVLTTLKKMDFIFSPITADRLVVESTLGFTKAFLGLPQTDEGNPEQEMWLFWNQVDGREKTGLYDAYQSVIKELNLPIMETRIMDSKRFRKETDDTGSYVFRSSLLPAEPQLMKATKMDLLVEEFLKITHL; translated from the coding sequence ATGGAAACAACAAAGAAAACTTTAAAAATCAGCTTCTCCACCCAAAAAGGCGGTGTGGGAAAATCTACAATGACCACTTTGCTGGCAAGTGTGCTTCACTACCGTTTAGGTTTTAATGTGATGGTGATGGACTGCGACTTTCCGCAACACAGCCTGACCAATATGCGTGAACGGGATAAGAGAACCATAATGCAGAACGACTACCATAAAAAGGCGGCAATGAAGCAGTTTCAAGCCATCAACAAAAAAGCATACCCGATTATTAAATGCAAAGCTGAAACAGCTTTGGAGAAAGCATCGGAATACAGAAGCCAGTCGGCGGTTGTACCGGATGTTATTTTCTTCGACCTGCCAGGAACAGCCAATACCAAAGGTGTACTGACGACCTTAAAAAAAATGGACTTCATCTTTTCGCCCATTACTGCCGACCGTTTGGTAGTGGAAAGTACATTGGGCTTTACCAAAGCCTTTCTCGGACTTCCCCAAACGGATGAGGGCAATCCCGAACAAGAGATGTGGCTGTTTTGGAACCAGGTGGACGGCAGGGAAAAAACAGGTTTGTATGATGCGTATCAAAGTGTCATCAAAGAACTCAACCTGCCCATAATGGAAACAAGGATAATGGACAGCAAGCGTTTCCGAAAGGAAACAGACGATACAGGCAGTTATGTATTCCGGTCAAGTTTGCTACCTGCCGAACCACAGCTAATGAAAGCAACCAAAATGGATTTGCTTGTCGAGGAATTTTTAAAAATCACTCATCTATAA
- the mobA gene encoding conjugal transfer protein MobA → MNDNSNKKQNKGGRTPKTDPSIHRHVFRLTDEENAKLLSLFEASGMPNKAKFIISLLFSKEMKLVKIDKGTVDFYMRLTSFHSQFRSVGVNYNQIVKLLYRHFSEKKAGAFLYKLEKQTAEMAVLCQKIIQISEEFETKHLKKQP, encoded by the coding sequence ATGAATGATAACAGTAACAAAAAACAGAATAAGGGCGGACGGACACCTAAAACCGACCCAAGCATCCACCGCCACGTTTTCCGTCTTACAGACGAAGAAAATGCCAAACTTTTATCGCTTTTTGAAGCATCGGGAATGCCCAATAAAGCAAAGTTTATCATTTCCCTGCTGTTCAGTAAGGAAATGAAATTGGTCAAAATTGACAAAGGAACGGTTGATTTTTATATGCGGCTGACTTCTTTTCACAGCCAGTTCCGTTCCGTTGGCGTGAATTACAATCAGATTGTGAAGCTGTTGTATCGTCATTTTTCCGAGAAAAAGGCGGGAGCATTTCTCTATAAATTGGAAAAACAGACGGCTGAAATGGCAGTATTATGCCAAAAAATTATTCAGATAAGTGAGGAATTTGAAACCAAACACCTGAAAAA